From Triticum aestivum cultivar Chinese Spring chromosome 4A, IWGSC CS RefSeq v2.1, whole genome shotgun sequence, a single genomic window includes:
- the LOC123085505 gene encoding uncharacterized protein, with protein MHRSHASTTESYPKPAANQEGSQASSRATMKCWCTHAPKGAMATPLSSPFSVTTLRAPLWHGRLHAPPLPPLRASSGDDAAGPETPAPVATAPAADEEFEKRVLQLKSRVGPKKRGSAGARKRKAAAESNAVTLPPVPLREPRSALGLPVEFGFTAYSERLNGLLATVGLTALLLVELGSGKSLVKYHQAPTLFLQVYTIVAAGTVYVKYEKERISVWPAPAPPKAPTSGE; from the coding sequence ATGCACCGGAGCCACGCATCGACCACCGAAAGTTATCCAAAACCAGCGGCAAACCAGGAGGGGAGCCAAGCAAGCAGCCGCGCGACCATGAAGTGCTGGTGCACACATGCGCCCAAGGGAGCAATGGCGACGCCGCTCTCCAGCCCCTTCTCCGTCACCACCCTCCGGGCCCCGCTCTGGCACGGCCGCCTCCACGCACCGCCGCTGCCTCCCCTCCGCGCAAGCTCCGGCGATGACGCCGCCGGGCCGGAGACGCCGGCCCCGgtcgccaccgcccccgccgccgacGAGGAGTTCGAGAAGCGCGTGCTGCAGCTGAAGTCCCGCGTCGGGCCCAAGAAGCGGGGCAGCGCCGGGGCGCGCAAGAGGAAGGCCGCCGCCGAGTCCAACGCCGTCACGCTGCCGCCGGTGCCGCTGCGGGAGCCACGGTCGGCGCTTGGCCTGCCCGTGGAGTTCGGCTTCACCGCCTACAGCGAGCGGCTCAACGGCCTGCTGGCCACGGTGGGCCTCACCGCGCTGCTACTGGTGGAGCTCGGCTCCGGCAAGTCGCTGGTCAAGTACCACCAGGCGCCCACGCTGTTCCTGCAGGTGTACACGATCGTCGCGGCGGGCACCGTGTACGTCAAGTACGAGAAGGAGCGGATCAGCGtctggccggcgccggcgccgcccaaGGCGCCGACGAGCGGCGAATAA